In Caldanaerobius fijiensis DSM 17918, a single window of DNA contains:
- a CDS encoding small, acid-soluble spore protein, alpha/beta type, with protein MSRRRSIMSDALKYELAKELGVEDIVRTEGWGSVSSRNCGNLVRLAIERAERALAQQQQGRDDRY; from the coding sequence GTGTCGAGACGCCGAAGTATCATGTCAGATGCGTTGAAATACGAACTGGCAAAGGAGCTTGGCGTTGAGGATATCGTTCGAACTGAAGGCTGGGGGTCAGTGTCATCGCGAAACTGCGGTAACCTTGTAAGGCTGGCCATAGAGAGAGCAGAAAGAGCTCTTGCACAACAGCAACAGGGTAGAGACGATAGATATTAG